The genomic DNA atttatttgtgtattatttCTTAATGTTGGACATTCAAAAGGGTGTACGTATGTAGAGTGACTTACTtgatttacttataatttaaaatagaatCAACATTATTACCTTTATCTTATAAGTATAAGGATtaagttttatgtatatataatatcttgTGATCTACacgaaaaaatatgaatacaaaaatgtacctatataatatgttcattcatttatatttgtatacagaattttataatacttagtttaatttgtaatttttatagaattttaaaattaaataaaatgtttggaCAATCAGTAAGTagcttgtatttatttattcatttttcttccataattttattgaatttacatgcattgtatgtacatatgtatgtatgtttcagagAAATAATATTGCCAGTGaagttatattttcactagcgtttcAGTGAAATCCTAACTGAATATATTtcactattatatgtattatatacactgACTCCGACTCTGACTTTTACCTTATGCTTCGACTCTGAATGCGACTTGAACGATTTGTGCTTTCAaatttcttgccaacgtattgAGTCGCGGGCCTGTAGGCCTTTTAGATTTAGGGGcccaaaagaattttaaattgaaatactacatatttttcaaataaaagttgtaaaaatttaattaaaactattcATAAGACTAATGGAAGCACTAGTTAAAAGTTTATACTCCAAATTGAATGTCAAATCTTCACGATTTTGTACTCCTTTTCACGACATTTAATAGTTTTCCGTTATGatacagtaataataattgacTGCAATTATCTATAACcccgattttaaattttaaaaaaatatctatatatataaaaatgaatgtctgtgtgtgtgtctcgaataggctcctaagccactgaagcgattacgatagaactttcaggatttgttgtatgcatttccgggaagattactgtgaaaaaaaaaacgggaaaaacgggaatgagtgtcatttgctataatttcaaatgttttcgcgtcgcgaccatggtgttcgctgcctgcgttatTCCGAAAaattggaacgggaacggaaattgcatgcgttattgtggcattacaacgcatgccggggttcagctagttggttaataaaatattttcgtttcgTTTGTGTATTGTGAATCACGTTAACGTATTTGATATTGTTCGAAATTTTCggatagttattttattttatatgaaatattcgaTAACGTAAttcaatatagttttttttttcaaattaataaaaaactaaaGGAAATTCGACGAGTCAACTCAGGGTCAGTTAATTAGCTATATTGTAGATTGAACATGAAGAAGCTTCTAAAATGTCTTTGTAAAATGTAATTGAAGAATTAGTGACTGAAGGCGggcaaaaagaaaatttaaataatgcgagctaattatcaatttaatttaaaaaataaaaaactaaagGGGGGCCGGGTCTTTCGCTAACATTTTTGCATGTGGGCCCAATTTTACTAGTTACGACACTgaataaattaaactaaaaacttgaatgaattaatttattgaatctttggtaatgaaatatgtataaataaaaaagtaagtatgtacattcatagtaaatgtgtatgaatttcatacaaagaaatcaatttaataaaataaaaatgtattgagaCTGGAAAAACAATCGcttttggccacaacacatcaaaaaaCTAAGtgtaattcaacgattttatctacaatgtaatttaaattcatgatttttataaagaaattatttattttaacttattagTACAtagatttaattcaataaaattggttGTAAAATTCTAGTTGACGCATATCATAATACtattgattaataaaaaaagaagtcACGAGTGTGAGTCAAGTCGGAGGCTTGAAATGCTACGATTCTATATCGCTAAGTATATTGCATTGTATTTGTGAACAATTTTTCAGTTCCACTGATTCAGAGCAGCGAAATGTAATCTATACTAGTAAACATTCAATATAACTTCACTGGAAAACACAGATCCACTGTaacgtatatatatgtttgtttacgCGTGAAATGATGTGAAAACTTCGATATGAAATTTATCACTCATTGAAGAATATGTGTGTAAAACAATGAATGATTGAAAACGAAAAAATTATGTAGATTAATAACAGATCATACCTAGGTTCTGCTTTACACTTTTTAGTCATCTCCAGTTTAGTTTAGACATAATTTTATTACCTTTCGAAGACTCTGCATTCACAACTGTTCATATATGAGAGTAATGATGTAATATTTACAAGAATGATATCATTTCGGAGTAAAAGCATTTCTGCCTCTCTGCAGACAAATCCACATATGAGAATCTTACGCTTCGATAACTTACCGTGTTAACGTTTACCTAAATGTTTCATTTATTACTATAAATCATATGTTTTGAACATCAAAACACTTTTGTCAACACAGCTGCTCACATACCTTGTTAAACGATGACATAAAAACTTGATGAATCtaaattttgttataatataccaaatatttgttaaataaagTATAGTAAAGTGCATTTGCACAATTCTTACATTTATCTGAAAATATCGCTTTATCgtaaaattgaataatactCGTATTATTGCtctccaatttctataataccataaaatataaggttacaaaatacaaaaggttaaaaaaaagattcatacaatgtaaaatgtttttatatattcaaaaatgaggcaagtattcaaaataaatttacaaaaagccattttaataatacaagtcATCAAAAATTCAAGCCGACATTCATATAAAGCtttctatacataaatatttttttgaataaaaatcttGATATCGTGACACATACAAATCAGCATGATTGAAAAACATTAACAATTTTAGTGCAGTTTTTTATTAGGAATAAAAATTCATTGCGCAATAGTCATACAGTAAATgccacatataaaataaataaatctaattcgCTTTCGGGTTCTCTTGCTGTTCGAATTTGGGATACTTCTGCTGCATGTCCTTCCACTTAACCGATCCTGACGACAGATCTTTCACGACTTGAGCTAAGTCGTCAACGGGCAGCCTCAGTTGGCTCATCTCATCGCGTTCCCTTAACGTGACAGTATGCGGCACAGTCAAAGTATCAAAATCGATAGTCACAGCATACGGCACACCCAACTCGTCAGTCCTAGCATACCTCCTTCCGATTGAGCCAGAGGAATCATCGACCTTATGCGACACATCTACTCGAGTCAACGCATTGGAGAGGGTCTTGACGAAAGATTGGAACTCAGCGTTTCCACTAAGCGGCAATACGGCACACTTGATTGGAGCAACTAGTTGTGGTAGGGAGAAGTATGTTCTCTGCTCGTCTCGTACTTTGAAATTTTGCTCCAGAGCACAATACATAATACGGCCAATGCCGAATGAAGGCTCAATGACACTAGGGACGATCTCTTCAACATGAACGGTTTTTTGAGACGTTCTAACGCTGACCATTTCGGACGTCAACTTAAACTCTCCAGATGCTGTTTTGAGAACGTACGCTTGAGATTCGTCTAATGCCTTTTTCAAATCCTTGATTTGATCTTCGTCAAAAGCAGCCAACGTGTCGTTGATCATTTTAGCATCTTTCTTGAACAACTTGCCGATCGCCGCTCGCTGAGGTACGGCTTCGGTGATTTCTATGTCTTTTGGAGCTGGCAGTTTTTTCTCGGCAGCTAAACGTACTCCTGTAGCTTTAGCGTGTTGTGTCAGATCATATGCTGATCGATCAGCACACCCGACGCATTCTACCCAGCCATAGCTCGATAGACATTCAGCGTCCCAACAGTCGCATGCATAATGAGCCATTTCATTGCTCATATGTTGACGGAAACGTAACTTATCAGGCTTAATACCAACATCTAAAAGATACATATGAATACGAGCCATGAAGTAACCGAGTGTTTCATTATTAACAATGCCTTTAGCCACAGCATCTCCAATAGTCATCGTCTCCGCTGATTTACCCTGTTCTTGATTATTCGCCGAGTATAAGAGCAATGCTGTATCTTTAACACTTTCAAACTTAGGATGTTCCTTCGAGTCACAGAAGTGTTCTATTTCGCACATAGTAAACTCCCGTACTCTCAACAACCCAGAACGTGGAGATATTTCATTCCTGAATGAATTTCCGATTTGAGCCGCGGCAAATGGCAAACGACCTTGATTGAATTCGAGAAGTCGTTTAAAATTGACGAAAATACCCTGAGCTGTCTCCGGTCTTAAGAAACCTTTAATAAGACCAGTCGGACCAATTTGAGTAGCAAACATCAGGTTAAATTCGATCGGAGGAGTGAGATCGTTGCCGCTAATTGGTGACTTCATATTGAACTTGGTCAAGATTTCAGCCATCTGATCGGCATTCATTCCGTCCAGCTTCACGGTAATATCTTCACATTCATCTTTTAATTCTTTAGTAGCGTTCTTCTCCGATGCTATCTTCTCAAGATGAGCTTTGATGAGATGATCGAGGCGGAAACATTCACCAGTTTTGACGTCTTTAGTCATCAGATCGGCGAATCTTTCAACGTGGCCAGAAGCTTTGAGGACTGGCTCCGGAGTGAGAATAGAACAGTCGACTTCCAACATCTGCTCCCTCAGTACAAAAAATTGCCTCCAGTGTTGTATCATGTTCGCTTTTAAGGCACAGCCCATCGGTCCGAAGTCGTATTGGCCAGTAATACCGCCGTAGATTGCAAAAGATTGATCGTAGAAAAAGCGCCGCTTGAGGAGATCTTCCATCTTGGCCCTGTCGAAGGTTTGATGAGATGGCGTAAGTGAAAGTTCGGCATCTTCCAGAACCTTCTTCCGAGCCTTCAATTCGACTACCGCCTTTTTAACGTCCAAGTCCGGGGCTGACTCCTGCTTGAGCTGTCTCACGAGATCTCCCTGCTGCTTGACGCGCTCTCTCAGAGGCGCGAGCTGGACCTCAATCGCGGGATCGACCATTTCTGAATGAATTGCTAATACTACTTTTCTATGCTTCTTCTTTGTTCCCCACTGCGAACTGAGACGTATTCCTATGGGATCGTGTGTCTTGAAGAGTCTGGTGAGTTTGAGAGTTGTGGAAAGGAGTTGACGCATCCACACGTCTTCGAGCTGCGGCAGCCACGTGCCACTGCCACTGCCACTGCCACTGCCACTGACAACTGTCACTAAACACCCTCTCACTCGTCTTAACGTTTCATTTTACGGCCAATGCATACCACCGTTTCATcatcttttatttaattttataatcgaGATTTTGTATCTATATACGATTATTTTAGATGTGAATGTTCTCTCTTGTAACAGATATAAGAGAGAACGGCATAAACcatcaatattatatactagcggAAACCTTAATATTGATGACAatgcattacattttttacatatttctaCATATGTGTAGGTTTATTGGTAAACGAATTAAGGTCTGTtgatacctagtcagcacgtaccgacttcagcaggtatccagccgtacgaaaagtattatttggtacattttgtatgggtatgttcatttcaaccgtcacgtttacgccacggcaggcttacagcagtacccgacatttcctgttcataccttacagcaacatccgtcaacgtatcgtatccgtctttttggacatcgtggagatatacacgcgaattacgtgccatgagtctgccgctttggtgttttggaccaattatcgatagtggcagttgacagctgttcaatctttctacatagttttggcgcaaatatttaaaaaaaaaaaaaaaattttttacggaaatatttaaaaaaattttgtccatcatccacaagctccttatacagtgtccaaaactctccttcgatttttctattttttaacatgggatgcacatcaaaacgcctccgtgcttttttattgccttcttgagcttcttcttccaacaacaacgtgattatacatcatttttcgttcgataaacgccgaaacatttttgctggcttgtattctgacgcgtagctacgaatgcacgtgtatgcattcatattgtaagtactcgacaatacgacgtaagcaatattgcgccgtatcgtcatggcctgtaatgtataagtaagccgattttgccttgcactcggccaaagtgctgtgaacgtgacgtgaccgcgacgtgtaggtagatatgaatagaaatgtaataaaatgacatattggaaacggagtcgtgcagtgctgaagccgttcagtgctgttaagtatgaacagacctttattccgtaaaaagcgatctcgcgcacgtcactaaaattttgatcacggaacatctgacattcgagttctcattagtacatacaatatttcgcgtgcgTGAATTTTGATTGATGGAATTTTTGGGTGCCATATGTTCCGTGATCAAGTTtaagtgacgtgcgcgagatcacattttgcggaataatcactgaaacagatttattatacatatctatttcgattttgatttttaaatacttttattggtaataaattatatcTGAGTCTATTctaatagttactgatccagtgatcattatttattttacacttttttttgttactacatatttttatatcatttttatttttatgataatttatatgtacataataataggcAAAAAACTTAAAAACCTATTAGAAATTCTTctgatcatatgtatgtatgtatttttggttcggtgattactccgTGCAAAACGatttcgcacacgtcactaaaatttcgACCACAGGAAAATATTTCATCTGGCACcggaaaattccatccattcCATCTATCATCGACCGAATCACCGAACCCATAGTGCtacatattccgtattcgcgattttcgtggcaacgattgtcgtcgcaatgtgcgaaataatagtccgtttaccgtattttttatttatttatagtagttttgaaccattgtggctttacaggaagaacctaacctacatttgattatgaaaaacagaaaaataaaatacatatataaaataaaaagcaaaaatgcaaaagcagaaaaacatgataaaatgaaaaaataaaaataaaaaaacagaaaataatacataagaaaaagaataaatgtacaaaagtgtaaaaaccaagaaatgaaatccaaaaatcacattcttagtttcatattaaataaaagaaaaatagtacataaaaatgtacataaggagaaagaaaaagaaaaaataacataaaataaaacaatatataaataaaaataaaatcacagcgaggcccaaaaattttatatacatatgtagaagggtAAGATCTTACGatctgtaatataaaaattaaaaaaaatcagtgaaaaactgtttaaatacaaatgaaactatttttaaagtttaacttggcactttttatatatttactttcataagtaatagtaataaataataaaataagaacaGCAGAACAACTTTtcttgttaaaaaataataaagcgtACAAGGCCGTACTCTGAGGCCacaaatcgaaataaaaaagcgAACATGCAGAGAGGGCATTGTGCTCTCCGTCCTTGTCTTTCTCCTTGTCGAGGAGTGGAGTGCGAGAGAGACAAGGCTGCTGTCAGCCGCCATCTTGGAGGACGCTGGACGCGGCGCACGGCCGCCGCCCCCTGTCTCCGAAGCCCCGTCGCTGACTTCGCCCCCTGCGACTTCGCCCCACGTCGCAGGTCAGGTGATCGCCGTCTCGTCGTCTCTTAACGcctcaccccaccccaccccaccccacccctcaTCATCTTCCTTTTACTCGAACAGGATCTACCGAATTCACCGAACACTCCATTGTCACTctccatacatttatttaaatgattatCGATCTTGCTGGTATGTACGTGCAGAATATCCCCAATTCTATTGACACATTTCAGAACACACCCCAGAATGCAATGGACACAAAGCAAAATAGATTTCGacacaactttttttattatagtttaattatgacCCGGAAATAAGCTCATATCTTATTTCGATTCTGAGCATGACGAAgatcacataaaaaaaaaacaaatgccaCGTTCAAAATTTCAGTACAcaaagaaaatatgtaaaatatttctatacTGCTGTTTCCAGATTCGATCGTTGTGACCAGTAGTGTATGGTGAATTGGTAATGGACGATCCTAGCAGAATGATGGGTCACGGAGGCGGCCTTATGGGCCCACAGGGCTACGGCCTGCCACAAAACGACGGAGCTTCAGCGGGAGAGGGCGACGCCAGAAAGCAGGACATTGGCGAAATCTTACAACAGATCATGAACATTACAGATCAAAGTTTGGACGAGGCGCAGGCCAGGAAGCACACCCTCAATTGCCATAGGATGAAACCGGCGCTCTTTTCAGTACTATGCGAAATCAAAGAGAAAACTGGTTAGTTCCTCACCAtcattgtgaatatttttaaatttcagattTATATATACTCACTATGTCGAATAGTGTCTCACACAATTTATTTCTCATGTTCttcataaagaatataaaacactatacaaacaaaaaataataatagaaaaaaagcaaACATGAGACAATTTCCTATATATTCAAGTTGAATACAATACTTAATGTAAACAATATTAGATGCAGCACCAGATGGACAGCATTTTGACAAGCTTTTGTCACAAATTGATTGGAGGTATGAATGTATGAGAACTCTATGACGATTTCCTGTATGTGGTTCATATAGCAGAATAGAGCATagactattggttagcatataatgctttgaacaaagtgatcacaggttcaaatcccattGGTTTCTTCTGGCCACACCTTggattgtgactccagatcgatcgtttccaatttatctatttttcattgaaacaaattggcaaccttacccattttctcgcaagtctcgagttttcaacaacctggaatttcgctgaattgtataaaatgctgcaaatttacaaatttaacgatagatgtctctgtggatattaattgatatgtatttactttgtataatacttgtatcaaatgtacaatgtttctggccaggaaggtgcattggggttacctgtaaagccttcctggtataaatttaaaaatatatatatattaaaaatcgtaaatatatatattaaaaatatatatatattaaaaatatatatatatattaaaagtgCATATATCAAGTGGGAAGGGATGTTTGGAggcttatttgaaaaaatgtatgtactttaacAGTTGGGCTCACGCCCAAAAACCAATTGACGCTTAATTTAATGTCATGTTAAAATATGGTGTAGtaacgtacatataattttcaaatttgttccTACCTTATAGCGGAAACGAAGATATGTCTTGAAAGATATGCAAGGTTtttctccaaccctttgtcttctcgcttatGAGAAGCAAGCTAGAATATAGTACGATTGTGTGAAAtctgcatgaagcaaattactcctttccttttgggtataattcccttgaacttcggagaaacctctcattaattcgttttattCTCCAGCTTCTATGTGGTAACACATATACCTGtcattgctggaacagttgggactttatttataatattatgtatgtggtagacatttttatttgatgtttgtacctcctgcccgcacagttttTAATCTGATGGCttttattccaagagctatgtgactttttaatgaaatcgttgctgcctgaatgtgatattttccacctcagtgagcataggttatcagagattatttttctggtagcctacgctcatcattattttaataattggatACTAagtatgaatggaattttgatcttctctcttccatttgggcctcgtcgggatgttttgtatttgcagctggttcttatatgtatattggtgctgcTGGCTGCATATGCAAGATATTCCCTATTTAGacattatgtattttgttatttgatatatttactttttttgctattttaataatgctattgttttgtatgatgatgtataaatgtatttttgtctgtatatatcattttttttctcatctctgtATATTTTTGACCCTTGTGGTGCATTAAGAActcatgtaatgccacaatggtccaaacctaaacttaaataaatgaatatctaATGAAGGTACATAACCAGtacctataaatatattttaccatAGACGTCGTCTACAAAAATGTAAAAGTATATAAtggttatgtattatatgtaattagatatgtttcttgatctgtagaacgtacactcgtcactttggatgAAATCTGTTAGACAAGTGTAcatgattaatttaataaataaaataaaaaaatacagtcCCTGTCCAAGAAATTACGGACACCTTGCAAAAATCACAAATTCTGcatttactagtatattaaaaacaaatatgtatttttgttgtaacacggtttatttaaaaaataaatacatataataaaatacaacaaaacaataaaataattaatacttaataataattagcacttacaataaaaattcaaaatgcaaaatttgcaaaatcaaatgaaaaaaccATGGTGTTGTTGAAgagataattaaaaatttctacAGAAACGCACATCTTCACTGATCGACTTTCAGGAGCAAACTGTTGTTCCACATTTCAATTTTGTTTCACATTCTTTTGAATAACAGTACTACACAAAATCTTTTTTATGTGAATAAGGTAGGTAATAAAGAGGcgcatacaaaaaaattaacccAAAAGGGGCTGCAGTGAGTAGTTTCTTAAAACGGGTGTCCGTAATTTCTTGGACAGGGactgtataaattaaaaatcatgttCCAAACTACAACCCATTGTAAAAcgctattttaataaaattgtcttGATCGTTTTTGCAGTACTGTCGCTGAGAAACACTCAAGAAGAGGAGCCTCCAGATCCCCAGCTGATGCGGCTGGACAACATGCTGATAGCAGAGGGAGTGGCGGGTCCGGAAAAAGGCGGAGGCGCCGGAGCAGCTGCGTCAGCCTCAGCAGCGGCCCAGGCCGACTGGGGTGAGTGTACGTCTATAACACACCACATTTATAATGTGTATAATGTCAAACGACTTTCCGACTGCATACAAATGAAAGTTTCACCTGCCGGGGTGAAAATTTGTATGTAGTCGGACAGAGTGTTGTGTGATGTGTGTTTGTCAGTAGGTGGCACAGGGCAGGCAGACAACGCCATTGAACACTCGGACTACCGCGCAAAGCTCGCACAGATCCGTCAGATATACCATCAGGAATTGGAGAAGTATGAGAACGCTTGCAACGAATTCACCACTCACGTCATGAACCTGCTGAGGGAGCAGAGTCGTACGAGACCCATCACACCCAAGGTTAAATTTCATTCCGAtcaaatatgcacatatatgcattacttgaaattaaattaattatttttaataacatatgATTACATTTGCTTTGCAGGAAATCGAACGTATGGTGcaaattattcataaaaaattcAGTTCCATTCAGATGCAATTGAAACAGTCTACGTGCGAAGCTGTTATGATTTTGAGATCGAGGTTCGTATGTGACGTCAGAGCTGCACATGTTTCCGAGTCGATGTCTTGTACCGGCTgtgtgtaatttaatatttgtttagGTTCTTGGACGCTCGTCGCAAAAGACGCAACTTTAGTAAACAAGCGTCAGAAATTCTCAACGAATATTTCTACTCGCACCTATCTAATCCGTACCCCTCCGAAGAAGCCAAGGAAGAATTGGCGAGAAAGTGTGGAATCACAGTCTCTCAGGTATTTTATTATGTGcaaggaatatttttttttattattattttgatatataatatatgtatattttcaaaatgcatCGATCGAATTCGATGCATGCGTCCATCTATAAATCGTTCTGTGAAATTATGTGACTTCAGGTATCGAATTGGTTCGGCAATAAACGCATTCGTTATAAGAAGAACATTGGCAAAGCTCAAGAGGAGGCTAACCTGTACGCCGCGAAGAAGGCTGCCGGTAATGATGATTTTCATATGTTCGACTAAATGTGAGGACAAAATCATTTATCGAAATACACTTCATTGACTTTCTCCACTATCTattttttaccaaaaaaaaaaaaacaacttaacGATCTCATTTTTACTATTCACTTACTACTAACTAACATATGGTTTTTTTAATTCCACTTTGTACTGTCGTTGAATTTATTAATCGATGCTTGTTACTTGAACGATCGCCGGCAAATGTGTCATGAATATGACTTGTGAAATTTGCGCTACAAATGTTCAATTAACCCTTATATTTATTACCCTAGAGCCGATATATTTTCTTTCATAAAATCGCCAAAAATACCCTGACCCAATATTTATCGACTTTTCAAAATGACGTATTATTATCATGTTATAAACGTAATTAATAAGTTTTTATGATGGTTATAATGCACTCTCG from Arctopsyche grandis isolate Sample6627 chromosome 1, ASM5162203v2, whole genome shotgun sequence includes the following:
- the exd gene encoding PBX homeobox extradenticle isoform X2, producing the protein MDDPSRMMGHGGGLMGPQGYGLPQNDGASAGEGDARKQDIGEILQQIMNITDQSLDEAQARKHTLNCHRMKPALFSVLCEIKEKTVLSLRNTQEEEPPDPQLMRLDNMLIAEGVAGPEKGGGAGAAASASAAAQADWGGTGQADNAIEHSDYRAKLAQIRQIYHQELEKYENACNEFTTHVMNLLREQSRTRPITPKEIERMVQIIHKKFSSIQMQLKQSTCEAVMILRSRFLDARRKRRNFSKQASEILNEYFYSHLSNPYPSEEAKEELARKCGITVSQVSNWFGNKRIRYKKNIGKAQEEANLYAAKKAADISPNLKFFAKRRGSGRSTPRLDGASPYSMGPASGTATPMMSPAPQDSMGYSLGGGQPPYDPPQPYDSTMPYDPMHQDLSP
- the exd gene encoding PBX homeobox extradenticle isoform X4, which codes for MDDPSRMMGHGGGLMGPQGYGLPQNDGASAGEGDARKQDIGEILQQIMNITDQSLDEAQARKHTLNCHRMKPALFSVLCEIKEKTVLSLRNTQEEEPPDPQLMRLDNMLIAEGVAGPEKGGGAGAAASASAAAQADWGGTGQADNAIEHSDYRAKLAQIRQIYHQELEKYENACNEFTTHVMNLLREQSRTRPITPKEIERMVQIIHKKFSSIQMQLKQSTCEAVMILRSRFLDARRKRRNFSKQASEILNEYFYSHLSNPYPSEEAKEELARKCGITVSQVSNWFGNKRIRYKKNIGKAQEEANLYAAKKAAGASPYSMGPASGTATPMMSPAPQDSMGYSLGGGQPPYDPPQPYDSTMPYDPMHQDLSP
- the exd gene encoding PBX homeobox extradenticle isoform X7; the protein is MDDPSRMMGHGGGLMGPQGYGLPQNDGASAGEGDARKQDIGEILQQIMNITDQSLDEAQARKHTLNCHRMKPALFSVLCEIKEKTVLSLRNTQEEEPPDPQLMRLDNMLIAEGVAGPEKGGGAGAAASASAAAQADWGGTGQADNAIEHSDYRAKLAQIRQIYHQELEKYENACNEFTTHVMNLLREQSRTRPITPKEIERMVQIIHKKFSSIQMQLKQSTCEAVMILRSRFLDARRKRRNFSKQASEILNEYFYSHLSNPYPSEEAKEELARKCGITVSQVSNWFGNKRIRYKKNIGKAQEEANLYAAKKAAGNDDFHMFD
- the exd gene encoding PBX homeobox extradenticle isoform X5 — protein: MDDPSRMMGHGGGLMGPQGYGLPQNDGASAGEGDARKQDIGEILQQIMNITDQSLDEAQARKHTLNCHRMKPALFSVLCEIKEKTVLSLRNTQEEEPPDPQLMRLDNMLIAEGVAGPEKGGGAGAAASASAAAQADWGELGGTGQADNAIEHSDYRAKLAQIRQIYHQELEKYENACNEFTTHVMNLLREQSRTRPITPKEIERMVQIIHKKFSSIQMQLKQSTCEAVMILRSRFLDARRKRRNFSKQASEILNEYFYSHLSNPYPSEEAKEELARKCGITVSQVSNWFGNKRIRYKKNIGKAQEEANLYAAKKAAGNDDFHMFD
- the exd gene encoding PBX homeobox extradenticle isoform X6, which produces MDDPSRMMGHGGGLMGPQGYGLPQNDGASAGEGDARKQDIGEILQQIMNITDQSLDEAQARKHTLNCHRMKPALFSVLCEIKEKTVLSLRNTQEEEPPDPQLMRLDNMLIAEGVAGPEKGGGAGAAASASAAAQADWGECGTGQADNAIEHSDYRAKLAQIRQIYHQELEKYENACNEFTTHVMNLLREQSRTRPITPKEIERMVQIIHKKFSSIQMQLKQSTCEAVMILRSRFLDARRKRRNFSKQASEILNEYFYSHLSNPYPSEEAKEELARKCGITVSQVSNWFGNKRIRYKKNIGKAQEEANLYAAKKAAGNDDFHMFD
- the exd gene encoding PBX homeobox extradenticle isoform X1, which gives rise to MDDPSRMMGHGGGLMGPQGYGLPQNDGASAGEGDARKQDIGEILQQIMNITDQSLDEAQARKHTLNCHRMKPALFSVLCEIKEKTVLSLRNTQEEEPPDPQLMRLDNMLIAEGVAGPEKGGGAGAAASASAAAQADWGECGTGQADNAIEHSDYRAKLAQIRQIYHQELEKYENACNEFTTHVMNLLREQSRTRPITPKEIERMVQIIHKKFSSIQMQLKQSTCEAVMILRSRFLDARRKRRNFSKQASEILNEYFYSHLSNPYPSEEAKEELARKCGITVSQVSNWFGNKRIRYKKNIGKAQEEANLYAAKKAADISPNLKFFAKRRGSGRSTPRLDGASPYSMGPASGTATPMMSPAPQDSMGYSLGGGQPPYDPPQPYDSTMPYDPMHQDLSP
- the exd gene encoding PBX homeobox extradenticle isoform X3; translation: MDDPSRMMGHGGGLMGPQGYGLPQNDGASAGEGDARKQDIGEILQQIMNITDQSLDEAQARKHTLNCHRMKPALFSVLCEIKEKTVLSLRNTQEEEPPDPQLMRLDNMLIAEGVAGPEKGGGAGAAASASAAAQADWGECGTGQADNAIEHSDYRAKLAQIRQIYHQELEKYENACNEFTTHVMNLLREQSRTRPITPKEIERMVQIIHKKFSSIQMQLKQSTCEAVMILRSRFLDARRKRRNFSKQASEILNEYFYSHLSNPYPSEEAKEELARKCGITVSQVSNWFGNKRIRYKKNIGKAQEEANLYAAKKAAGASPYSMGPASGTATPMMSPAPQDSMGYSLGGGQPPYDPPQPYDSTMPYDPMHQDLSP